The genomic region agaaatatataacatatttacTAGCATGGTTATAGTCATCACTCAACACATTGTTACTATAGACCAAAGACAACATTAAACTTTGAACTAATGAAAACAGTGGTAAAAAGGCAGGGCAGAAAACAGACACACTGCCTCAGAAAACCTGAGGGAAGTAAGCCTGATGATGTGCCTAATGGGACCAGATCCTGTAATTTCAGATAACATGCCAATTTACTTTGGCTTATTATACTCAGTAGCCAATGGTATCTAATATAAAGGAGTATTCTACTTTACTAACACCATCTGAACTTAAAATTACCTAGCAATCCAAGAAAATGCCCtaaaaatagaatttgaatttatcaGTTGTGTGCGACTTGCAATCCAGAAGTCAAAGCTCCCTTTATCTTGTAATTTCCAAGATCTTTATTCCTAGCCACATCTGATTTTCCTAGCCACAATATTCATAAATATACCAAAAGTCAAAAATCATTGTGATTAGTGGCAATCCCTACAACATTTTCTTGTGCATGATATATGCTTAACCGAAGCACTGGCTCTGGCAAATATTAGTTAGTTGAAATTCATGTAacataaatttatgaaaataatcattagaaaaaaaataaaagaatagaaaaaaaaaccgTCTCTAGATCTGCCTTTGCTTGTTCACGATCACAGTACTCGGCCCATTCTCATACGCATATGGATTGTCTTTTTTTCCATATAAGAGGCAACCTTATAAGGTTAATTGTAGTCTATACTTATCACTAGCTACTTTGCCACCAACATTTCCAGTAGTTTTGCTAAGCTCATGACCACCTACACAtgataaggaagaaaaataacATGCAATAACCTGAAAATGTTATGTCCTAGTATTCGAGAACTAGGAAGAACTCCAGAAGAGGGATTAGAGGAGAGGAAATTTCTGTTTTATTGCTTGCATTTCATTACAATGACTATCATATTTATAAGCACTGAAATGCTAATTCTGTTATTGCATTTCCTCTACAGGTCCTAAGGTGCACAAAAAGCTAAATAACAGAATGGTAGTGAAGCATGATTCCTAGCCAGCAACAGGATCTCCTTCGACCAATGAGAGGCTGCCAGCTCAGTGTTTGTTGTTGGCACTGGTCACGTAGTCCTCCAGGTAGTGTGGCTTGCATATTCTCCTTTTGTTTCTTGTCTGCTCCTTGTCTGATCCTAATTCCCCTGTGTTGGTTTGCACTGTGCTGAGTTGatttataacataaaaacaataaaaagttcTTTATCTCGCAATAAACACCTGAAATATAGAAAGGCACAGACAAAGATTCAGTCATATCATCACAACATGGACCATAAATTTTGTTTGGAGATAAGCTACTACCTGGAGGAAGATGCCAGATTGAACAAATGATTCATCAAATTCTTGGCTTCAAGAACGGAATGCACTTGGTTCCAACGTCCCTTGCCACTGAAAACCCGTTCCGGCTCTTCTGCCTTTGGTAAATGAGATGCCATTGACAGCAATGTTGTAGAAGAAGTAGCAATGATTTTTTCAAGGGCAAATATCCTTGAATTTCTTGCACCCAAAGACATTGATGCAAGGTCAGCACTAGATTATCAATTAGGCAAGAAGATATTATAGATTTCCAAATACAAGGTTATAATTGAAtctaaagaagaaaaattgtcCCTCATGACTctaaagggaaagaaaaacaaaacacagcTTTCTGCTTTAAACTGAGTATTATAAGTTCCATTAGTAGGATCGTTTCACCTTATGAGATTTAATTCTCTGGATCTCATCCTGTAGTCGTTTTGCAGCCTCGTCACTTTTGGTTTTGTCTCAATAGTTGAGACTGAGATTCTCTTTTCTAAAGATGTGTTATcaatcaagaaaacaaaaataatatttgcatttcaattttttttatcatgttcatACTTCTAGAAAAAAagcatattttttatcttaccatctaaaattataaaataatgaatattttttattgtaaaaatatatcGTTACTAAATATATAcgatgtatattttattttatattaaaaaatctttCACTTTTCACATGAcacatacttttatatatatatatatattccataagaataaaaaacaaatacttaaaatttataataactcatacAACATATTCAATCAACTGAATTATACTCAGTGATATAGTTACACATATACATACATGAATGttaaatttagaatttaattaattaaaatctctCTAATATATTTCCATTGTTAAAGAAAAAGTGTTTTGTATAAGAGTAATATATCAACAAACTTATAGGTTCCTACCACAAGCATATAACGAAATAAGAATCAAACTGTCATTAATGGTGTATTACTGAATCACAaggtttaaaaattttattcatgACTACACACAAAAGACGGGAGTTAAGTAGTCATGTGTTTACACATTAAGAGAGACATACTCATCCCAGGCAATTAAAcagtagaataaaataaagtaaaataacatgttaagaacatcatgcaattaaaataaaaactcatgtcCTCAATGTCACGTCCTATTAGAGCATTGTGTCTTGACGTCCTCCTGCACAAGATTTCTTAAGGCAATCCACTTAGTCATCTTCTctcacgaacacaaagttcaagattaTCACAGGAtacaaatacaaacaacacataggaagtgagttatcacattcttaaacataacacatatatacatataatataagtataagaAGCTCAACTTAACACAACTCGCATCATTTTACCACTCATTATATAATGTCACTTGTCcccaaggatttaatcacaaatcacaTTCCACACTATCATATTAATCACATATTTAGAACGACACATCTCTAGtacaacacaacatctcaaactcacacaattcattaccCACCATTACGTAACAAGTTATAATGATCATTACATAAGCGTTATGTAACAGATACGCTAAGACTTAAtcatatatgcaatgtggtaccatatcagtgaaaaacaacagCAAGGTGCCTAGAAGTACATAACAAGAGACACCACACAATGAGTTTGTCAAGTAactctcactaagtgaaatcataaggtgactaaTCAAGGTCCctttgttttgcgagaatgctctaaTCATATGGGATTAATATAGGCTTAAAGAAGCATTCAAATTGAGTGTATTTACCCTCAAGATTTAGACTCCGAAGAATTCATTAGGTTCTTACCTTTctgatttaggtccaacccctaaaataagtTTTGCATGCAAATACTACTCGTGAATTATGCAATACCCACGGTCTCacacttattttcaaaacaCATTTAACACAATGCATTACAATTTAACTCCTTAGGTTCTTAACTTGGAACCGTACACTCTTCCTTTAACACCTCACGCATcgcactacaatttaacacctcaaGTTTCTAACTTGAAATCCCTATACTTCCCTTTTAACACCCttcacattgcgctacaatttaacatatcaggttcctaacttggaatcctacactttccttttaaaacCTTGcgcataaatatttttctcaagataaacacCAATTAGgtgattgtataattcacaactcaaaacacaactaatatcaCATTAAGTAtaaaccacacacttattcacaagctaatagaccaattatgttataaaataattaatgtcgctatacataacactaaaatttataatgtatatttaatgcatatataaatttaagtaataaatttagtgacaattaaatttgatctaataattaatttttttacatatatgaattattgtaaataaaatctatgatttttatttaatatatatatatatatatataaatacattagtatatttatgttaataatgtactttttacatatataaaattttattaaacctacggtttttatttacaatttatatatgtaaataaattaattattagatcaaaattaattatcataaaatttattatgtaaatttacatgtgcagtaaatatatattaaaatttttagtgttatatataacgatactaattaatttataacataattgacttaTTAACTCAGTTGGTTAGAGTGTCGTGCTAATAACGTGAAAATCATAGGTTCAATTTCTGCCtagacaattaattttaaattaattcgtaaaatatatcttttaaaaaattaataaaaaaaattgtataaaccACTTACGAATTGGACAATCCATAAGCCAATTACGGATTTGtaattgatttatgaattgtgAATTCGTAAACCAATTATGGATGTACTAGAAAAACAAATGGTGCGTGTAGCAAATCTGAAACCAATAATGTTTTGTGTTGGACTTTTATGGACTTTCTTATATTTAgggttttttaattgtaatccaTAGCCCTAGTATATCAACACACTTTCGTATGAACTAGGGTTATCAGAAATTAAATGTAGAAGCAGTTTTCTTTAAACTTTCCTTTATCGTCCACTTGCAATTTATCTTTCTTAGTCTAGTTAGCAGAAGAGTCAATCAATCTAAATGTGAAATGCTATTCAGTTATCTTAGACTGGACCACTTTAGAAGATAAGAACGAAACATCGTAGTTCTAAAATTGCATTATTATGGCGTCATATGTAAAGGTGATTCTCACAAAATGTTTCTCATGCTGGTGTTGGTCAGCATAACACATTTTATCTTTAAGCTTTCCTTTATCGTCCCCTTGCAATTTATCTTTCTTAGTCTAGTTAGCAGCAAAGTCTATCAGTCTAAATGTGAAATACTATTCAGTTATCTAAGACTGGACCACTTTAGAAGATAAGAACGAAACATCGTAGTTCTAAAAATGCAATATTATGGCGTCATATGTAAAGGTGATTCTCACAAAATGTTTCTCATGCGGGTGTTGGTCAGCATAACACATTTTTCTTCTAGAACACGTGATATCTAGGCAATTCTATCATGAGCATAATGCTTTACGTAAAACGTACAGCCAATCAAAAActcaagataaaattaaaacaatttcagTTCAAGCTTCCTTCTAAGTAGTTCatgcattttccttttctttgctGACTTGtcgttaatttttaattaattgaaggaAAGGGAACAAttgatttgaattattatattttctgaaacaaaaaataacactatatttaatttgtttcctttATTTTGATAGGAAAAAAAGTAAGGCTTAGAAATGTTATCATTAATTTGGTTAAGGTATCCAAAGTTCAGAAAcccaaaaaactaaaataaaatgacctacaatataaaaaaaaaaaagatacaatacaaaaatagaaaagaacaaTTAAAACTCAAGCATGTTTATTAAGCTCAATCTTTCAGCTATATATAAGTGACAATGTAGAGCTAATCCATTGAAGATGAGCTTGACATTACCAGCTCATTGGCAACCTGCTCCATGGTAGGGCGAGATCGTGGACTTTCAGTCAAGCAGGCCATTGCTATCTTTGCAATTGATGCCACTTCCTTACCAATtggctttgttggatgagggagACGTTGGTCCAACTTATCCATCAATGCCATGAGATCGAGTGTTGAGGCCACAAGAGTAGATGGAGATGATCCCAATAAAGAAGATATAACATCACCAGGGTGCTTCCCAATAAGTATTTCCCATGCTAGGACCCCAAAACTATACACGTCACATTTCTCATTCACCTCCATTGTGTATGCAAGTTCTGTAACATAATAAAAGTGCTATCATACGCAAAATAGGATTCTAGTGACAAAGGAAAAATGTGGACAATTGTGACTTAGAAAGGcaaactaaaaaatatgatatcctCAATTTAGTATAAAGAAAGGTAATTAACCTGGAGCAGCATATCCAAAGGTTCCTACGAATGAGGTCCAATTGGATGAATCTGGATTAAGAAACTTGGCTGTTCCAAAGTCTGAGACATGAGCTACATATTCGGAATCCAAAAGAACATTCTTGCTTGATATATCACGATGAACAATTCGAGGTGAGCATTCATGGTGCATATAGCACAAAGCAATTGCTACATCTTTAACAACATTCACCCTCTTATACCAATCAAATGCCATTGCTTGTCCATCATCCTTCAGAGTCTTCTCAACACTGCCATTCTCCAGGAATTCACACACCAAAAATGAGAATTGTGAATGTGAACAAAACCCATATAACTTTACAATGTTACGATGTCGAATTTCTGTCAAAGCTTGGATCTCACATGTGAAAGCTTTCAGATTGAGCATCTCTCCATTTGGAACCGAATGGAGTTTCTTCACAGCAACAACTTGACCTGTAGGCAGCACTGCTTTGTAAACACATCCTTGCCCTCCAACACCAATGAGATGTTTGTCGTCAAAATCTTCTGTGGCTTCAATAATATTCTCGAATACCATTTTGCCATCAAAACTCCATATTGCAAATATGTTAGGAGTTTGTATACTTGTAGCCTGGTCTTCTTTGTTCGTTGAGGTTTGGCATAAATGATACGAGACTCCGAAAGCAAATAATGCCAGTATTAGAATGCCCAAAGTAAGGGGTAAAATTACTATCATTACTTTCTTCCTCATATGATTATGAGATTTCCCACTTGATGTTGAGCAAGGCTCCAAGCCAGTGACATTGCCACACAAGCCTTTATTATTTCTCAATGCTTCAATTTTAGCATTGTGGAAGGATAGAATGTTTGGAAGTGGACCCTCAAACTGGTTGTATGATATATCAATAGATGTCAAGCTCGTCATATCATCGAAGCTAGAGAGATCACCTGAAAGATTATTGTGAGAGACATTCAGTACTTCTAAGCCTTTTAATTCTCCAAACATTGAAGGTATTGTTCCTCTCAAAGAATTTCCACCAAGATCAAGACTCGTAAGAAATTTCAGTTTGCCAAGCTCTGAAGGAATATTTCCCTGAAAATTATTTTGGCTCAGACTCATGTTCAATAAATTGAGCAAATTTCCTAGTTGCTTTGGGATTAAGCCAGACAACTTATTTGATCCAAGCTTCAAAATTTGAAGTTTCTGCATTGATGCTATTTCTTTGGGAACATTTCCTGTAAGATTATTGTTGTCGAGTGAGAGATCAAACAAGGGCAAGTTACATAAATCATGTGGAATGTTTCCTGTAAGATGGTTTGAGGACAGGTGAAGTCGTTGTAATTTGGTTGCCCCAGCTAGTTCTGGTGGTATCACACCTGATAAATTATTGTTGGAGATCATGAGGCTTGTGAGGCTACGAAACTTTCCCCAGTTAGGTGATAGTTGAccataaaagttattgtcactCAATTCGATGTAGTCCAAATTTGGAAGTACACCAAAAGCATCTGTTATATCCCCAGTTAGCTGGTTTCGCTGAAGCCTGACTCTTATAAGACTGGAGCAATTCTTCAAACTCACTGGAATTGGGCCTATGAAGTTGTTATTTTCAGCAGAAATTTTTTTGAACGTTCCACCAATGCAAATGTTTTGAGGTAAATGGCCTATAAAATTATTGTGACTTAGCTGCAAACTTTCCAGAGCAGTAAGCATGCTCATTTCTATTGGAATATTGCCACCAAGTTCATTTCCAATAAATCTTAATGCCctgatatttgataaatttccAATAATGGAAGGAATTGATCCAGTGAGTTCATTAAAGGATATAGTTAATACACTAAGCTTTGACAAATTTCCAATGGTGAAAGGAATGGACCCAGAGAGTTTATTTGCAGCAAGGATCATGGAGTCCAAATTGACCAAGTTGCCTATGGAAGCTGGGATTGCTCCAGAGAGGCTGTTTAAATCAAGGTAAAGATCATATAAATTGCTCAAGTTTCCAATTGTAAAGGGGATTTCACCAGAGAGAAAGTTAATGGACAAATCAAGTTGACCAAGTTGTTTCAAAAAACCAATTTCAGGAGGAATGAAGCCAGAAAGATTATTACTTCTGAGATCTAGAATCTGGAGGTTAACCAACTTCCCAATTTCATGAGGAATGTGACCAAAAAGTTGGTTATCGTGTAAACTTAGAAGTGTTAGATTGACCAGTGCTCCAATTGAAATAGGAATTGACCCAATAAGATTACACATGCTTATGTCAAGTT from Glycine soja cultivar W05 chromosome 16, ASM419377v2, whole genome shotgun sequence harbors:
- the LOC114391013 gene encoding MDIS1-interacting receptor like kinase 2-like, with product MSHNSLNGTIPPQIGSLSNLNTLDLSTNNLFGSIPNTIGNLSKLLFLNLSDNDLSGTIPSEIVHLVGLHTLRIGDNNFTGSLPQEIGRLMNLRILDIPRSNISGTIPISIEKLCNLSHLDVESNDLSGNIPLRIWHMNLKHLSFADNNFNGSIPKEIANLRSIETLWLWKSGLSGSIPKEIWMLRNLTWLDMSQSSFSGSIPRDIGKLRNLKILNMSKSGLSGSMPEEIWTLRNLEQLDISMCNLIGSIPISIGALVNLTLLSLHDNQLFGHIPHEIGKLVNLQILDLRSNNLSGFIPPEIGFLKQLGQLDLSINFLSGEIPFTIGNLSNLYDLYLDLNSLSGAIPASIGNLVNLDSMILAANKLSGSIPFTIGNLSKLSVLTISFNELTGSIPSIIGNLSNIRALRFIGNELGGNIPIEMSMLTALESLQLSHNNFIGHLPQNICIGGTFKKISAENNNFIGPIPVSLKNCSSLIRVRLQRNQLTGDITDAFGVLPNLDYIELSDNNFYGQLSPNWGKFRSLTSLMISNNNLSGVIPPELAGATKLQRLHLSSNHLTGNIPHDLCNLPLFDLSLDNNNLTGNVPKEIASMQKLQILKLGSNKLSGLIPKQLGNLLNLLNMSLSQNNFQGNIPSELGKLKFLTSLDLGGNSLRGTIPSMFGELKGLEVLNVSHNNLSGDLSSFDDMTSLTSIDISYNQFEGPLPNILSFHNAKIEALRNNKGLCGNVTGLEPCSTSSGKSHNHMRKKVMIVILPLTLGILILALFAFGVSYHLCQTSTNKEDQATSIQTPNIFAIWSFDGKMVFENIIEATEDFDDKHLIGVGGQGCVYKAVLPTGQVVAVKKLHSVPNGEMLNLKAFTCEIQALTEIRHRNIVKLYGFCSHSQFSFLVCEFLENGSVEKTLKDDGQAMAFDWYKRVNVVKDVAIALCYMHHECSPRIVHRDISSKNVLLDSEYVAHVSDFGTAKFLNPDSSNWTSFVGTFGYAAPELAYTMEVNEKCDVYSFGVLAWEILIGKHPGDVISSLLGSSPSTLVASTLDLMALMDKLDQRLPHPTKPIGKEVASIAKIAMACLTESPRSRPTMEQVANELVMSSSSSMD